The genomic region TTCTACCTCTTCTTCCTTTGAAATTTCTATAAAACCTATTAAAAAGGCTACAACAGATATTGTAAGCAGTGAAATTAGCATTATTTTTTTCATTATATCACTCTCCTTACTTTCTTTTTTAATTATAGACATTTATTGAAAATATTAATCTCAATAATTTGTATCAATATTTTTTTATTTTATTGGGACAATAATTATTGAGGTGATATAAATGAAAAATAAAATAAAAATATTAAAAGTTTTTTTATTATTAACTTTTTCTGTTTTGTTATTGTTCCCTGCTAAAACATCACTTGCTCTAAAAAATGGAAAAAATAAATTTATCTTAAAACCTCTACCTTATAATTATGATGCCTTAGAACCTTACATTGATACTGAAACAATGAAACTTCATCATGACAAACACCAGAAGGCATATGTTGATAATTTAAATAAAGCCCTTGAAAAATATCCTGAACTATATTCTAAGGGTTTAGAAGGCTTATTAACAAATTTAAATTCTATACCAGAAGATATTAGACAGACTGTAATAAATAATGCTGGGGGAGTTTATAACCATGAATTTTTTTGGTCCATAATGTCTCCTACTCATAATCAAGAACCTAAAGGAGATTTATTAAAAGCAATTGAAAATACTTTTGGATCCTTTGACAAATTTAAAGAAAAATTTAAAGATGCTGCTTTATCTAGATTTGGTTCTGGATGGGCTTGGCTAGTAAAAGATAAAAATAATAAATTATCAATTATCAGTACTGCAAATCAAGATGCACCAATTTCTTCAGGATTAAAACCAATTATAGGAATAGATGTATGGGAACACGCTTATTATCTAAAATATAAAAACGAAAGAGGAAAATATATAGATAATTGGTGGAATGTTGTTAATTGGGAACAAGCAGAAGAGAATTTTACAAAGTAAAATTCAGTGTAGAATAAATAAATAAATAAATAAATAAAGGCTATATCAAAATTGATTATTAAATTCAATTGTGGTATAGCCCTCTTTATTAATTATTGTTTATAATTATTTCTTACCAATGATTTTGTATTTTTATTTATAAGCATATTTAGCAATATATAACCATAAAAGAGAAGCCGCCAACGGCAGCTCCCTAACTCCTAACTCCACACTCCTAACTCCTAACTACTAACTAAAATATAGTGTTTTGCTCTTCCTTGTCAAAAATATGGAACTTATTTGGATCGATACCAAACTCTATAGTATCTCCAATATTATAATCAGCTCCCTCCATAGATTTAATGATAAGGTTTGTATTGTTCTTCTTAACATGAATATATGTTTCGGCTCCTAAGTTTTCCTTTATTTCAACTTCTCCAGTAAATTTAATTATTCCTTCTTTAGCTAAGTCATCTTTTGTATGATATAAATTTTCTGGTCTTATTCCAACTATAACTTCAATATTTTCTGCATTTTTTTCTTTAATATGTTTAACTTTTTCTTCTGGAACTTCAACTAATTTTTCAAATATCTTAACATATTGTTTTTCATTTTCAACTACATTCTTTCCATATGTCATATTCATTTGTGGACTTCCTATAAAACCGGCAACAAATAAATTAGCTGGATGATTATATATTTCTTTTGGTGTTGCAACTTGTTGTATTACACCATCTTTCATTACAACTATTCTTGTACCTAAAGTCATAGCTTCTGTTTGATCATGGGTAACATATATAAAAGTTGTGTTTAACTTATTATATAATTTTGATATTTCTACTCTCATTTGCACTCTTAATTTTGCATCTAAGTTTGATAATGGCTCGTCCATTAAGAATACTTTCGGATTTCTAACTATGGCTCTTCCCATAGCAACTCTTTGTCTTTGTCCTCCTGATAATGCCTTTGGTTTTCTATCTAAAAGATGTTCAATATCTAATATTTTTGCTGCTTCCCTAACCTTTTTATCTATTTCATCTTTTGGTAATTTTCTTAATTTTAATCCAAAAGCCATATTTTCATATACAGTCATATGTGGATACAAAGCATAATTTTGGAATACCATAGCTATATCTCTATCTTTAGGTGCTACATCATTTACTAATTTACCATCTATATATAGTTCACCACCAGATATTTCTTCTAAGCCAGCTATCATTCTTAAGGTTGTTGATTTACCACATCCTGATGGTCCAACAAAAACTATAAACTCTCTATCTTCAATATCTAAATTGAAATTATCAACAGCCTTAAACCCATTCTCATATACCTTTGTAACATTTTTTAATTTTAAACCTGCCATATTTCCTCTCTCCTTAATATTTATTATTTATATTATAGCAATGCATTAATATCGTTTACATTTTTAATTATATTTCTTTTGAACTCCTTTTCAATCTTTTAATAAGTATTTTATATTTTTTCTAACTTTATTACTAATCAAATCATAATTTTATTGTTAAAAGTTACAACTTTTTAATTCTAAATTTTTTAATATTAAAAGACTTTTATACATATTAACTATGCATAAAAGTCTTTAACTTACTAAATTATTAATTCCTTCTTAATCGGTACTATATAATATTTATTACTGATAATCTATGAAGAGCTCTAGTTGCCATAATATATTTTATTAAGTTATCTGTATCCTTATCGAAATTTACAATAATGGCAGCATCAAATTCTAATCCCTTTGCAAAATATGATGGTATTATAACTTTCCCGCCCTTATATATTATATCTTCATTTTTAAAAGCAATAATATTAGTATGCTTTTTTAATTCTGGTGCTATTATTTCTAAATCATTTTTATCTTTGGTTATTATTGCAACATTTTCATACTCTTCCTCTTCATAATCTTGCAATAAATTTAATAACACTTCTATTAAATCTTCTTTATCATCCTTTGGTACTGATGTTTCTAAAACATCAAACTCTCCTTTTCTTACAAAAGGTACTACTGAATTTTCATCTAGGAACTTATTTGCATATTCCATAATTTGATAGGTTGATCTATAGCTTTTATTAAGTTCAAATAATTGATATAAATCATCAAATAATTCATTTAGTCTAAGCATTGCTGGTACTTCCTCTGCTCTGATTAATCTCTGATTAGCATCCCCAACAATAGTATAGCTTCTGCATCCTGTAAATTCTTTTAATACAATAAATTGAAGCATATTAAAATCTTGAGCTTCATCAATAACTATATGCTTTATTTCAGTACTTGATTTTTTCCCTTCAAGTTTAATCATCAAATATAAAATTCCAGCTAAATCTAAATATGATAACTCATTTACCTTCATAAAGTCCTTATATATATCTACAACACTTTCATTTTCTATCCAAGATGAAATTTCATCTTTAGATTTCATAACTTCGCTAATAATATCCCTTATTGCTAATCTTCTTCTATATTCAATATTATTTTCTTGTATTCTTAGTTCTTCTTCTGTTAGTTTTTCTCTTTCTTCTTTAGCTCTTAAATTTATTTTTCTTACTTCTTCATCTCTTCTATCTTTAATTTTTGAAATAAGCACTCTCTTTATTTTCTGGCTTCTTTTAAATATAGGCATATATTCGTAATATTTATTAAATAGTTCTTTTATTTCTTCTTCTGAAACAATTTCTTCCTTCATGAATGTGACAGATCTAATTTTAAAGTAGTTATTTTCAATATCTTTAACTTTTTTATCTAATTGATCAATAAATTCTTCTGAAGATTTATATTTTACTTCTTTTATAAGCTCTTCATTTCCATTAATAACTTCTTCTAAATAAAGAGTTTGACTTTTTATAAGTTCGTTTAAGCCAATTTCTTTATAAGCATATGAG from Clostridium isatidis harbors:
- a CDS encoding superoxide dismutase is translated as MKNKIKILKVFLLLTFSVLLLFPAKTSLALKNGKNKFILKPLPYNYDALEPYIDTETMKLHHDKHQKAYVDNLNKALEKYPELYSKGLEGLLTNLNSIPEDIRQTVINNAGGVYNHEFFWSIMSPTHNQEPKGDLLKAIENTFGSFDKFKEKFKDAALSRFGSGWAWLVKDKNNKLSIISTANQDAPISSGLKPIIGIDVWEHAYYLKYKNERGKYIDNWWNVVNWEQAEENFTK
- a CDS encoding ABC transporter ATP-binding protein — encoded protein: MAGLKLKNVTKVYENGFKAVDNFNLDIEDREFIVFVGPSGCGKSTTLRMIAGLEEISGGELYIDGKLVNDVAPKDRDIAMVFQNYALYPHMTVYENMAFGLKLRKLPKDEIDKKVREAAKILDIEHLLDRKPKALSGGQRQRVAMGRAIVRNPKVFLMDEPLSNLDAKLRVQMRVEISKLYNKLNTTFIYVTHDQTEAMTLGTRIVVMKDGVIQQVATPKEIYNHPANLFVAGFIGSPQMNMTYGKNVVENEKQYVKIFEKLVEVPEEKVKHIKEKNAENIEVIVGIRPENLYHTKDDLAKEGIIKFTGEVEIKENLGAETYIHVKKNNTNLIIKSMEGADYNIGDTIEFGIDPNKFHIFDKEEQNTIF
- a CDS encoding HelD family protein, with product MDKFEFLKEERHLKDTIDIINEETIKYIEKRKDVSEQILDSRKKFIEEYEDDEDRVIEYFDHERYIVEELYRTIDKRLLELVKLKEAPYFGKIGFIEDGILEEIYIGRYGLNQDHSFEPVIVDWRAPVASLFYKGMLGKTSYNTPLGEVDVEIASRRQLIIKKSKLEGYFDSDLNIQDEILQLVLSSKSGEKLKDIVTTIQKEQDEIIRADRNKVVVVNGVAGSGKTTIALHRVAYLLYNFRKQLENKVLILGPNDIFMDYISEVLPNLGERAVSNETFSSYAYKEIGLNELIKSQTLYLEEVINGNEELIKEVKYKSSEEFIDQLDKKVKDIENNYFKIRSVTFMKEEIVSEEEIKELFNKYYEYMPIFKRSQKIKRVLISKIKDRRDEEVRKINLRAKEEREKLTEEELRIQENNIEYRRRLAIRDIISEVMKSKDEISSWIENESVVDIYKDFMKVNELSYLDLAGILYLMIKLEGKKSSTEIKHIVIDEAQDFNMLQFIVLKEFTGCRSYTIVGDANQRLIRAEEVPAMLRLNELFDDLYQLFELNKSYRSTYQIMEYANKFLDENSVVPFVRKGEFDVLETSVPKDDKEDLIEVLLNLLQDYEEEEYENVAIITKDKNDLEIIAPELKKHTNIIAFKNEDIIYKGGKVIIPSYFAKGLEFDAAIIVNFDKDTDNLIKYIMATRALHRLSVINII